A genomic stretch from Mycobacterium paraterrae includes:
- a CDS encoding glucose 1-dehydrogenase, whose protein sequence is MGRVDGKVAVISGGARGMGAAHARALVAEGAKVVIGDILDDEGKKLADEIGEAARYVHLDVTQPTEWDAAVATAVNDFGKLNVLVNNAGIVALGQLGQFNVDKWNKVIDVNLTGTFHGIQAAVEPMKAAGGGSIINVSSIEGLRGAVMVHPYVASKWAVRGLTKSAALELASQNIRVNSIHPGFIRTPMTKHFPDDMVTVPLGRPGVSDEVATFVVFLASDESSYATGAEFVMDGGLVNDVPHRM, encoded by the coding sequence ATGGGACGTGTGGACGGAAAAGTAGCAGTCATCAGCGGCGGTGCCCGGGGGATGGGCGCCGCACACGCCCGGGCGCTGGTCGCCGAGGGCGCCAAAGTCGTCATCGGCGACATCCTCGACGACGAGGGCAAAAAACTTGCCGACGAGATCGGCGAGGCCGCGCGCTACGTCCACCTCGACGTCACGCAGCCCACGGAGTGGGACGCCGCGGTGGCCACGGCGGTCAACGACTTCGGCAAGCTCAACGTCCTGGTCAACAACGCCGGAATCGTGGCACTGGGTCAGCTCGGTCAGTTCAACGTCGACAAGTGGAACAAGGTCATCGACGTCAACCTGACAGGCACGTTCCACGGCATTCAGGCCGCGGTCGAACCGATGAAAGCCGCCGGCGGGGGGTCGATCATCAATGTGTCGTCGATCGAGGGTCTGCGTGGCGCGGTCATGGTGCATCCCTACGTGGCGTCGAAGTGGGCGGTACGCGGGCTGACCAAATCCGCGGCGCTCGAGCTCGCTTCGCAGAACATCCGGGTCAACTCGATCCACCCCGGCTTCATCCGCACTCCGATGACCAAGCACTTCCCGGACGACATGGTCACCGTGCCACTGGGTCGCCCCGGCGTCTCCGACGAGGTCGCCACGTTCGTGGTGTTCCTGGCCAGTGACGAGTCGTCGTACGCCACCGGCGCCGAGTTCGTCATGGACGGCGGTTTGGTCAACGACGTCCCGCACCGGATGTAA
- a CDS encoding competence/damage-inducible protein A, whose product MAVSARAGIVVTGTEVLTGRVADRNGPYLADRLLELGVELAHITICGDRATDIEAQLRFLADEGVDLIVTSGGLGPTADDMTVATVARFCGRELVLDAELENKIAGILKRLMARIEGADFESVRAANRKQAMVPIGAVVMDPVGTAPGVVVPGKPTVVVLPGPPRELQPMWATAVQLPAVQDALAGRTIYRQDTIRMFGLPESGLAETLREAEGEVPEFSDLEITTCLRRGEIEMVTRYEPDAADTYRELTELLRQRHGEQIFSEDGATIDQQIATLLTGRRIATAESCTGGLLAARLTEQPGSSAYLAGGAVVYANDAKTELLGVDSTLIEQHGAVSEPVAEAMAAGALDRFGADTAVAITGIAGPGGGTDDKPVGTVCFTVALAGQPPSTRTLRLPGDRNDIRERSTTVAMHLLRQALSGASGHR is encoded by the coding sequence ATAGCGGTGAGCGCACGCGCGGGCATCGTCGTCACCGGAACCGAGGTATTGACCGGACGGGTGGCCGACCGCAACGGGCCATACCTCGCCGATCGTCTCCTCGAGCTGGGCGTCGAGCTTGCCCACATCACCATCTGCGGCGACCGCGCCACCGACATCGAGGCGCAGTTGCGGTTCCTGGCCGACGAGGGTGTAGACCTGATTGTCACCAGTGGCGGGCTGGGGCCGACTGCCGACGATATGACGGTGGCCACCGTCGCCCGCTTCTGCGGCCGCGAGCTCGTGCTGGACGCCGAGCTGGAGAACAAGATCGCCGGGATCTTGAAGAGACTCATGGCGCGCATCGAAGGCGCCGACTTCGAGTCGGTACGCGCCGCCAACCGCAAGCAGGCCATGGTTCCAATCGGTGCGGTGGTGATGGATCCGGTCGGGACCGCACCAGGTGTCGTTGTTCCGGGCAAGCCGACCGTGGTCGTGCTGCCGGGCCCGCCACGCGAACTCCAGCCGATGTGGGCAACGGCCGTGCAGCTGCCTGCTGTACAGGACGCCCTCGCGGGGCGGACGATCTACCGGCAAGACACCATCCGAATGTTCGGCCTGCCGGAATCCGGGCTGGCCGAGACGTTGCGCGAGGCCGAGGGCGAGGTGCCCGAATTCAGCGACCTCGAGATCACCACCTGCCTGCGGCGCGGTGAGATCGAGATGGTCACCCGCTACGAACCCGACGCCGCGGACACGTATCGAGAACTGACTGAGCTGCTCCGGCAGCGGCACGGAGAGCAGATCTTCTCCGAAGACGGCGCCACGATTGACCAGCAGATCGCAACGCTGCTGACCGGTCGTCGCATCGCCACCGCGGAGTCGTGCACAGGGGGACTCCTGGCAGCACGGCTCACCGAGCAGCCAGGCTCGTCGGCCTATCTCGCCGGCGGGGCAGTGGTCTACGCCAACGATGCGAAAACCGAACTGCTCGGTGTGGATTCAACGTTGATCGAACAACACGGCGCGGTCTCCGAGCCCGTGGCTGAGGCGATGGCTGCGGGGGCGCTGGACCGTTTCGGAGCCGACACCGCCGTGGCGATCACGGGGATCGCGGGACCGGGTGGCGGAACGGACGACAAGCCGGTCGGCACCGTCTGCTTCACCGTTGCGCTCGCCGGCCAACCGCCGTCGACCCGCACGCTGCGACTGCCCGGCGATCGCAACGACATTCGGGAGCGCTCGACGACGGTGGCCATGCACCTGCTTCGTCAAGCGCTGAGCGGGGCCTCCGGACACCGTTAG
- a CDS encoding Rv1893 family protein: MAFNPRDAVDAARDIVANAVERSADIVENAGHIIKGDIAGGTGDIVHNSIEIATYAVERTKEVFTGEPADE, encoded by the coding sequence ATGGCTTTTAATCCGAGGGACGCGGTCGACGCCGCTCGAGACATCGTCGCCAACGCCGTCGAGCGGTCAGCGGACATCGTCGAGAACGCCGGCCACATCATCAAAGGCGATATTGCCGGCGGCACCGGCGACATCGTGCACAACTCGATCGAGATCGCGACCTACGCCGTCGAGCGGACCAAGGAAGTCTTCACGGGCGAACCCGCCGACGAGTAA
- a CDS encoding nitronate monooxygenase, producing MHTPLCDELGIEFPIFAFTHCRDVVVAVSKAGGFGVLGAVGFTPEQLEIELKWIDDNIGDHPYGVDIVIPNKYEGMDSHLSAEELAESLRKMVPQDHLDFGKKILADHGVPIEDSDGDSLQLLGWTEATATPQVEVALKHPKVKMIANALGTPPTDMIKHIHEAGLKVAALCGSPSQARKHADAGVDIIIAQGGEAGGHCGEVGSIVLWPQVVKEVAPVPVLGAGGIGSGQQIAAALALGCQGAWSGSQWLMVEESSNTPVQQAAYIKAGSRDTVRSRSFTGKPARMLRNDWTEAWEAPDNPKPLGMPLQYMVSGMAVRATNRYPNESVDVAFNPVGQVVGQFAKVEKTSTVIERWVQEYLEATSRLDELNEAASV from the coding sequence ATGCACACTCCCCTTTGCGACGAACTCGGCATCGAGTTCCCCATCTTCGCGTTCACGCACTGCCGCGACGTGGTGGTCGCGGTGAGCAAGGCGGGCGGCTTCGGCGTGCTGGGGGCGGTCGGGTTCACTCCCGAGCAGCTCGAGATCGAGCTGAAGTGGATCGACGACAACATCGGCGACCACCCGTACGGCGTCGACATCGTCATTCCCAACAAGTACGAAGGTATGGATTCGCACCTGTCTGCCGAGGAGCTCGCCGAGTCGCTGCGCAAGATGGTTCCGCAGGACCACTTGGACTTCGGCAAGAAGATTCTTGCCGATCACGGGGTGCCGATCGAGGACAGCGACGGCGACAGCCTCCAGTTGCTGGGCTGGACCGAGGCAACCGCGACGCCTCAGGTGGAGGTTGCGCTCAAGCACCCCAAGGTCAAGATGATCGCCAACGCGCTGGGAACGCCACCGACCGACATGATCAAGCACATCCACGAAGCCGGCCTCAAGGTTGCCGCGCTCTGCGGATCACCATCACAGGCCCGCAAGCATGCCGACGCCGGCGTGGACATCATCATCGCCCAGGGCGGCGAGGCCGGCGGCCACTGCGGCGAGGTGGGCTCGATCGTGCTGTGGCCGCAGGTGGTCAAGGAAGTTGCCCCAGTACCCGTGCTGGGCGCGGGCGGCATCGGCAGCGGCCAGCAGATCGCCGCGGCCCTGGCGTTGGGCTGCCAGGGCGCCTGGAGCGGATCGCAGTGGCTGATGGTCGAGGAGTCCTCGAACACCCCCGTTCAGCAGGCCGCCTACATCAAAGCCGGCAGCCGCGACACCGTGCGCAGCCGTTCGTTCACCGGTAAGCCGGCACGGATGTTGCGCAACGACTGGACCGAGGCATGGGAGGCGCCGGACAACCCGAAGCCGCTCGGAATGCCGTTGCAGTACATGGTTTCCGGAATGGCCGTGCGGGCCACGAACCGCTACCCGAACGAGTCTGTGGACGTGGCGTTCAATCCTGTCGGCCAGGTCGTCGGACAGTTCGCGAAGGTCGAGAAGACCTCGACGGTGATCGAGCGCTGGGTGCAGGAGTACCTGGAAGCGACCAGCAGACTCGACGAACTGAACGAGGCCGCGTCCGTCTGA
- a CDS encoding MTH1187 family thiamine-binding protein has protein sequence MSVLVAFSVTPLGVGEGVGELVAEAVRVVRESGLPNKTDAMFTVIEGDSWSQVMAVVERAVEAVAARSDRVSVVIKADWRSGVTDAMTSKIESVERHLTLPA, from the coding sequence ATGTCCGTATTGGTTGCGTTCTCGGTCACGCCGCTGGGAGTCGGTGAAGGGGTCGGTGAACTTGTCGCCGAGGCGGTTCGGGTGGTCCGAGAGTCGGGCCTGCCGAACAAGACCGACGCCATGTTCACCGTGATCGAGGGGGACAGCTGGAGCCAGGTGATGGCCGTTGTCGAACGAGCCGTCGAAGCGGTCGCCGCTCGGTCCGATCGGGTCAGCGTCGTGATCAAAGCGGACTGGCGGTCCGGCGTCACCGACGCGATGACCAGCAAAATCGAGTCGGTCGAGCGACACCTGACGCTGCCCGCCTAG
- a CDS encoding cytochrome P450, with protein sequence MPTPNLPAGFDFTDPDVHAERLPVEELAELRRTAPIWWNEQPAGAGGFDDGGFWVVSKHKDVKEISRRSDVFSSLEKTALPRYKDGTVGEQIERGKFVLLNMDAPQHTHLRKIISRGFTPRAVERLRDDLRERARHIVENAAAHGSGDFVEQVSCELPLQAIAGLLGVPQEDRMKLFHWSNQMVGDQDPEFAGNDAIDASIQLIMYAMQMAADRAANPGDDIVTKLIEADVDGHKLSDDEFGFFVILLSVAGNETTRNSITQGMMAFTDFPDQWELYKRERPATAADEIVRWATPVTSFQRTALQDYELSGVQIKKGQRVVMVYRSANFDEDVFEDPFTFNILRDPNPHVGFGGTGAHYCIGANLARMTIDLMFNAIADVMPDLQSVGTPERLRSGWLNGIKHWQVDYHSDASAKYPVAH encoded by the coding sequence ATGCCGACTCCGAATCTTCCCGCTGGATTCGACTTCACCGATCCCGACGTCCACGCCGAGCGGCTGCCGGTGGAGGAACTCGCCGAGCTGCGACGCACCGCGCCGATCTGGTGGAACGAGCAACCTGCCGGCGCCGGCGGGTTCGACGACGGCGGTTTCTGGGTGGTGTCCAAACACAAAGACGTCAAAGAGATTTCGCGACGCAGCGACGTTTTTTCCAGCCTGGAGAAGACCGCGCTGCCGCGCTACAAAGACGGAACGGTCGGAGAACAGATCGAGCGAGGCAAGTTCGTCCTGCTCAATATGGACGCGCCACAACACACTCATCTTCGCAAGATCATCTCCCGGGGATTCACGCCCCGCGCCGTGGAGCGGCTTCGCGACGATCTGCGCGAGCGGGCCCGCCATATCGTGGAGAACGCGGCGGCGCACGGGTCCGGTGACTTCGTCGAACAGGTCTCGTGTGAACTACCGCTGCAGGCCATTGCGGGCCTGCTCGGTGTTCCGCAGGAAGACCGGATGAAGTTGTTCCACTGGTCCAATCAGATGGTGGGAGACCAAGACCCGGAGTTCGCCGGCAACGATGCGATCGACGCGTCGATCCAGCTGATCATGTACGCCATGCAGATGGCCGCGGACCGGGCCGCCAACCCAGGCGACGACATCGTCACCAAGTTGATCGAGGCGGATGTCGACGGCCACAAGCTCTCCGACGACGAGTTCGGGTTTTTCGTCATCCTGCTCTCGGTCGCGGGCAATGAGACCACGCGCAACTCGATCACCCAGGGCATGATGGCCTTTACCGACTTCCCCGACCAATGGGAGCTGTACAAAAGAGAGCGTCCCGCCACGGCCGCCGACGAGATCGTCCGTTGGGCCACCCCGGTCACGTCGTTCCAGCGGACCGCGCTACAGGACTACGAACTGTCCGGCGTGCAGATCAAAAAGGGCCAGCGAGTCGTAATGGTCTATCGCTCAGCCAATTTCGACGAGGACGTGTTCGAAGACCCGTTCACCTTCAACATTCTGCGCGACCCCAACCCGCACGTCGGGTTCGGCGGCACCGGCGCTCATTACTGCATCGGCGCCAACCTGGCGCGCATGACGATCGACCTGATGTTCAATGCGATCGCCGATGTGATGCCCGACCTGCAATCGGTGGGAACCCCCGAACGGCTGCGATCCGGCTGGCTCAACGGCATCAAGCACTGGCAGGTCGACTATCACAGCGATGCCTCCGCGAAATATCCTGTCGCGCATTAA
- the dtd gene encoding D-aminoacyl-tRNA deacylase, translating to MRVLVQRVASATVSVAGRVVGSIRPASQGLLALVGVTHDDDPGKARRLAEKLWQLRILDDERSASDINAPILVVSQFTLYADTAKGRRPSWNAAAPRTLAEPLVDEFVDALRTLGADVGTGIFGADMQIELVNDGPVTVLLEL from the coding sequence ATGCGGGTTCTGGTTCAACGCGTCGCGTCGGCCACAGTGTCGGTCGCCGGCCGGGTGGTCGGCTCGATCCGCCCAGCCAGTCAGGGCCTGCTGGCGTTGGTCGGGGTGACGCACGACGACGATCCGGGAAAGGCCCGCCGGCTCGCCGAAAAACTATGGCAATTGCGGATCCTCGACGACGAGCGATCGGCATCCGACATCAACGCGCCGATCCTGGTGGTCAGCCAATTCACGTTGTATGCCGACACCGCCAAGGGACGGCGACCGTCGTGGAACGCCGCGGCGCCGCGGACGCTCGCCGAGCCGCTGGTCGACGAGTTTGTCGACGCGCTGCGCACTTTGGGCGCCGACGTGGGCACCGGCATCTTCGGCGCCGATATGCAGATCGAATTGGTGAACGACGGACCGGTGACGGTGCTGCTGGAGCTGTGA
- a CDS encoding MFS transporter, with amino-acid sequence MLGWTMDAFDYFLVVLVYADIAKTFHHTKAEVAFLTTATLLMRPVGALLFGLWADRVGRRLPLMVDVVFYSVVGFLCAFAPNFTVLVVLRLLYGIGMGGEWGLGAALAMEKVPVERRGFFSGLLQEGYAFGYLLATVASLLVIDQLGLSWRWLFGLSIIPALISLIIRYRVQESEVWEAEQDRMKLTRTRIGDVLRDGAVIRRFIYLVLLMAAFNWMSHGTQDVYPTFLSATHDGGAALSHASAKWIVLIYNIGAIAGGLIFGSLSQRFGRRYTVVFCALLGLPIVPLFAYSHSAAMLCLGSFLMQFAVQGAWGVIPAHLTEMSPDAIRGFYPGVTYQLGNLLAAFNLPIQERLAESHGYPFALAVTIGPVLIAVAVLTAIGRDATGIRFGSSESSATALVDDR; translated from the coding sequence ATGCTGGGCTGGACGATGGATGCCTTCGACTACTTTCTCGTGGTGCTGGTGTACGCCGACATCGCGAAGACGTTTCACCACACCAAAGCTGAAGTCGCGTTTCTGACCACTGCCACCTTGCTCATGCGTCCGGTCGGCGCTCTGCTCTTCGGCTTGTGGGCTGACCGGGTCGGCCGGCGGCTGCCGTTGATGGTGGACGTGGTGTTCTACTCGGTGGTCGGATTCCTGTGCGCGTTCGCCCCGAACTTCACGGTGCTGGTCGTGCTGCGTCTGCTGTATGGCATCGGGATGGGCGGTGAATGGGGGCTGGGTGCGGCGCTGGCGATGGAGAAGGTCCCCGTCGAACGACGAGGATTCTTCTCCGGGCTGCTCCAAGAGGGGTACGCGTTCGGCTACCTGCTCGCCACGGTGGCGTCGCTGCTGGTGATCGATCAACTCGGACTGTCCTGGCGCTGGCTGTTCGGGTTGAGCATCATCCCGGCACTGATCAGCCTGATCATTCGCTACCGGGTGCAGGAATCCGAAGTCTGGGAAGCCGAGCAGGATCGAATGAAGTTGACTCGCACAAGGATTGGCGATGTCTTGCGTGACGGCGCGGTTATCCGTCGATTCATCTACCTGGTGTTGTTGATGGCGGCCTTCAACTGGATGAGTCACGGCACCCAGGACGTCTATCCGACCTTCCTGTCGGCCACTCACGATGGTGGCGCCGCGCTGTCGCACGCGAGCGCGAAGTGGATCGTGTTGATCTACAACATCGGCGCCATAGCCGGCGGGTTGATCTTCGGCTCCCTGTCGCAGCGGTTCGGCCGCCGATACACCGTGGTGTTCTGCGCCCTGCTCGGACTGCCGATCGTGCCGCTGTTCGCCTACTCGCACTCCGCCGCGATGCTGTGCCTCGGCTCGTTTCTGATGCAGTTCGCCGTTCAGGGGGCCTGGGGCGTGATTCCCGCGCACTTGACCGAGATGTCACCGGATGCCATCCGCGGCTTCTATCCGGGTGTCACCTACCAGCTGGGAAATCTGTTGGCCGCGTTCAACTTGCCGATCCAGGAACGACTGGCCGAAAGCCACGGGTATCCCTTTGCATTGGCTGTGACGATCGGACCGGTCCTGATCGCGGTCGCCGTACTGACGGCGATCGGCCGCGACGCCACCGGAATCCGCTTCGGCAGCAGCGAAAGTAGCGCTACTGCGCTGGTCGACGACCGATAA
- a CDS encoding alpha/beta fold hydrolase: protein MAYSIARPKLEGNIAVSEDRQLGFAEFGDPQGRPIFWLHGTPGARRQIPAEARDYAEQNHIRLIGIDRPGIGSSTPYQYENVLAFADDLRTVADTLGIDKMVVIGLSGGGPYTLACAAAMPERVIAVGVLGGVAPTVGSEAISGGLMALGSFVAPLLKVAGLPIRLAAVGLIRLIKPVAEPALYLYAGVSPEGDRRLLVRPEFKAMFLDDLLNGARKQLAAPFADIIVFAKDWGFTLDTVKIPVRWWHGDKDHIVPFAHGQHVVSRLPDAELYTLPGESHLAGLGFAEEILRTMVELWDSIENT, encoded by the coding sequence ATGGCATATTCGATTGCGCGCCCCAAGCTGGAGGGCAATATCGCGGTCAGCGAAGACCGGCAACTGGGTTTCGCCGAATTCGGCGATCCGCAGGGGCGCCCGATTTTCTGGTTGCACGGCACCCCGGGCGCGCGCCGCCAGATCCCTGCGGAAGCCCGGGATTACGCCGAGCAAAACCACATCCGGCTGATCGGGATTGACAGACCGGGCATCGGCTCTTCGACTCCCTATCAGTACGAGAACGTCCTTGCCTTCGCCGACGACTTGCGCACCGTCGCTGACACGCTTGGCATCGACAAGATGGTCGTCATCGGACTGTCCGGGGGCGGGCCTTACACGCTGGCATGCGCGGCCGCGATGCCCGAGCGGGTCATCGCCGTCGGGGTGCTCGGCGGGGTCGCCCCCACGGTCGGTTCCGAGGCGATTAGCGGCGGACTGATGGCCCTCGGCAGTTTCGTTGCGCCGCTGTTGAAGGTCGCCGGCCTCCCGATCCGACTGGCCGCCGTCGGGCTGATCCGTCTGATCAAGCCAGTCGCCGAGCCGGCCCTGTACCTCTACGCCGGAGTCTCCCCCGAGGGTGATCGCAGGCTGCTGGTGCGTCCGGAATTCAAGGCGATGTTCCTCGACGACCTGCTCAACGGAGCACGGAAGCAACTGGCCGCGCCCTTCGCCGACATCATCGTCTTCGCGAAGGATTGGGGTTTCACGCTCGACACAGTCAAAATCCCAGTCCGGTGGTGGCACGGCGACAAGGACCACATCGTCCCGTTCGCCCACGGGCAACACGTCGTCAGCCGACTGCCCGACGCGGAGCTCTACACGCTCCCGGGCGAGAGCCATCTCGCCGGCCTGGGTTTCGCCGAGGAGATCCTTCGCACGATGGTCGAGCTTTGGGACAGCATCGAAAACACGTGA
- a CDS encoding class I SAM-dependent methyltransferase, with translation MSDRWARDRVDDDTWDIVSSVGYTALLVAGWRALHAAGSDPLVRDDYARHFVAASGDPFLNKALAHPGDDSAATFPRLYGVQTRYFDEFFTAAARSGIRQAVIVAAGLDSRAYRLEWADGTTIFEIDQPRVLEFKGRVMTERSAEPAAERRDVAADLRGDWSIPLRASGFDATAPSAWSVEGILPYLNAAAQDTLFGRITELSAPGSRLAIGALGSCLDGDRLAALEERHPGLNLSGDVDFTTLTYDDAAKTNPAHWLAEHGWTVDPVRTNPELQREYGRTPSQVDLELDQIMHSEYISATR, from the coding sequence ATGAGCGACAGGTGGGCGCGGGACCGCGTCGACGACGACACGTGGGACATCGTCAGCAGCGTTGGCTATACCGCGTTGCTGGTTGCCGGATGGCGGGCTTTGCACGCGGCGGGCAGTGACCCATTGGTGCGCGACGACTATGCCCGGCATTTCGTAGCGGCGTCCGGAGACCCGTTTCTGAACAAGGCGCTTGCACATCCGGGAGACGACAGCGCGGCCACCTTCCCCCGGCTGTACGGGGTGCAGACCCGGTATTTCGACGAGTTCTTCACCGCCGCCGCACGGTCGGGCATCCGGCAGGCCGTCATCGTGGCCGCCGGCCTCGACTCGCGCGCCTACCGCCTCGAATGGGCAGACGGCACAACGATATTCGAGATCGATCAGCCCAGGGTGCTGGAATTCAAGGGACGGGTGATGACCGAGCGGTCCGCCGAACCCGCCGCGGAACGGCGCGATGTCGCGGCGGACCTGCGCGGGGACTGGTCGATACCGTTGCGCGCCTCGGGTTTTGACGCGACCGCGCCGAGTGCCTGGTCGGTCGAGGGCATCCTGCCCTACCTCAACGCTGCGGCCCAGGACACCTTATTCGGCCGCATCACCGAACTCTCGGCGCCCGGTAGCCGGCTCGCGATCGGCGCCCTGGGGTCGTGTCTGGATGGGGACCGTCTCGCAGCGCTGGAAGAGCGTCATCCCGGCCTCAACCTGTCGGGCGACGTGGACTTCACCACGCTGACGTATGACGATGCGGCCAAGACCAATCCCGCGCACTGGCTCGCCGAGCACGGCTGGACGGTTGACCCCGTCCGGACCAATCCGGAGTTGCAACGCGAATACGGTCGGACACCGTCTCAGGTCGACCTGGAGCTGGACCAGATCATGCATTCGGAATACATCAGCGCGACCCGTTGA
- a CDS encoding alcohol dehydrogenase catalytic domain-containing protein: MPSHKAVHVKSAGAPLELAEVETRSPERGEVRINVGACGICGTDAHFVAGNFPGLSWPLTLGHEIAGTIAETGPGVDEFAVGDRVAVGWFGGNCNHCAQCRKGQFIHCLNGKVPSWHYPGGYAESATVPATALARIPAELSDAEAAPMGCAGVTTYNALRHTKALPGDRVAILGVGGLGHLGIQFSRAMGFETVAINRGTAKKDDALALGAHHYIDASDGDVAEALNDLGGVAVVLGTAGASKAMAATVGGLLPRGELLTIGVTPEPLPISPLQLITPGLSVIGHPSGTASEIEDTMQFAVQTGVRAWIEELPLAQAADGYAALEEGRAHYRTVLTV; this comes from the coding sequence ATGCCGTCACACAAAGCAGTTCACGTGAAGTCCGCGGGCGCGCCGCTCGAGCTCGCCGAGGTCGAGACCCGATCACCCGAACGAGGTGAGGTGCGGATCAACGTCGGGGCTTGTGGCATTTGCGGCACCGACGCCCACTTCGTCGCCGGCAACTTTCCCGGCCTGTCCTGGCCGCTGACACTGGGCCACGAAATCGCCGGAACGATCGCCGAAACCGGGCCGGGCGTCGACGAATTCGCGGTAGGTGATCGCGTCGCCGTCGGCTGGTTCGGGGGCAACTGCAATCACTGCGCGCAATGTCGCAAGGGCCAGTTCATCCATTGTCTCAATGGCAAGGTGCCCAGCTGGCACTATCCCGGCGGCTACGCCGAGTCCGCGACCGTTCCGGCTACCGCGTTGGCCCGCATCCCGGCCGAACTGTCCGACGCCGAAGCCGCCCCGATGGGTTGCGCGGGAGTCACCACCTACAACGCGCTGCGGCACACCAAGGCCCTGCCCGGTGACCGAGTGGCGATCCTGGGGGTCGGCGGGTTGGGGCACTTAGGAATCCAGTTCTCCCGAGCCATGGGTTTTGAGACGGTGGCGATCAATCGCGGCACCGCCAAAAAGGACGATGCGCTCGCGTTGGGCGCGCACCATTACATCGACGCGAGCGACGGCGACGTCGCCGAGGCGCTGAACGACCTCGGCGGCGTTGCCGTGGTGTTGGGGACGGCCGGGGCGTCCAAGGCGATGGCCGCGACGGTGGGCGGCCTGCTGCCACGAGGCGAACTGCTGACCATCGGTGTCACCCCCGAGCCGCTTCCAATCAGCCCGCTGCAGCTGATCACCCCGGGCCTCAGCGTCATTGGCCACCCGTCCGGCACGGCCAGCGAAATCGAGGACACCATGCAGTTCGCGGTGCAGACCGGGGTGCGGGCTTGGATCGAGGAACTGCCGTTGGCGCAGGCAGCGGATGGCTACGCCGCGCTCGAAGAAGGCCGCGCGCACTATCGGACCGTCCTGACGGTGTGA
- a CDS encoding dihydrofolate reductase family protein, whose amino-acid sequence MRIVVSDFISLDGVVQAPGGPDEDTDGAFRHGGWSMPYFDPDTMGHAFGEAMATTEALLFGRRTWQAMAKAWPGRAGDPFADRMNELPKYVASRTLTEHDLEWSGSALLPSDDAIPAIRELRARSGEAIQVMGSPSLAAQLITHGLVDEYRLMIEPILLGGGKRVFPDDGDARALELVSITTSATGVLICTYRPADR is encoded by the coding sequence ATGCGCATCGTTGTCAGCGATTTCATCAGTCTCGACGGAGTGGTGCAGGCGCCGGGCGGCCCGGACGAGGACACTGACGGCGCGTTTCGCCACGGCGGGTGGTCAATGCCGTACTTCGACCCTGACACGATGGGCCACGCGTTCGGCGAGGCAATGGCGACCACCGAGGCGCTGCTGTTCGGACGCCGCACCTGGCAAGCGATGGCGAAGGCCTGGCCCGGGCGGGCGGGCGATCCGTTCGCCGACCGGATGAACGAGCTACCCAAATACGTGGCCTCGCGGACGCTGACCGAGCACGACCTCGAGTGGTCCGGCTCGGCGCTGCTGCCGTCCGACGACGCGATTCCGGCCATTCGAGAACTGCGGGCGCGGTCCGGTGAGGCGATTCAGGTCATGGGCAGCCCATCGCTGGCCGCCCAGTTGATCACGCACGGATTGGTCGACGAATACCGGCTGATGATCGAGCCGATTCTGTTGGGTGGCGGCAAGCGAGTGTTTCCCGACGACGGTGATGCGCGCGCACTGGAGTTGGTGTCGATTACGACCTCCGCCACCGGTGTGTTGATCTGCACCTACCGGCCCGCCGATCGGTGA